A window of Castor canadensis chromosome 10, mCasCan1.hap1v2, whole genome shotgun sequence contains these coding sequences:
- the LOC109694813 gene encoding protein FAM136A → MYHYTWLLVTFKIFEESMWAPARRGAAQRGFAMAELQQLRVQEAVDAMVKSVEKENIRKMQGLMFRCSANYCEDSQASMQQVHQCIERCHAPLA, encoded by the coding sequence atgtaccactacacctggcttttagttacttttaagATATTTGAGGAGTCCATGTGGGCGCCGGCGCGGCGCGGTGCGGCGCAGCGCGGGTTTGCCATGGCGGAGCTGCAGCAGCTCCGGGTGCAGGAGGCGGTGGACGCCATGGTGAAGAGCGTGGAGAAAGAGAACATCCGAAAGATGCAGGGCCTCATGTTCCGGTGCAGTGCCAATTACTGTGAAGACAGCCAGGCATCCATGCAGCAGGTGCACCAGTGCATTGAGCGCTGCCATGCGCCTCTAGCCTAA